In Lagopus muta isolate bLagMut1 chromosome 6, bLagMut1 primary, whole genome shotgun sequence, one DNA window encodes the following:
- the SRSF5 gene encoding serine/arginine-rich splicing factor 5 isoform X3 produces the protein MSGCRVFIGRLNPAAREKDVERFFKGYGRIRDIDLKRGFGFVEFEDPRDADDAVYELDGKELCSERVTIEHARARSRGRGRGRYSDRFSSRRPRSDRSAPPLRTENRLIVENLSSRVSWQDLKDFMRQAGEVTFADAHRPKLNEGVVEFASYSDLKNAIEKLSGKEINGRKIKLIEGSKRHSRSRSRSRSRSRSSSRSRSRSRSRSRKSYSRSRSRSRSKSRSVSRSPMPEKSQKRGSSSRSKSPSSVDRQRSRSRSRSVDSGN, from the exons ATGAGCGGCTGCCGCGTCTTCATCGGGAGGCTGAACCCCGCCGCCAGGGAGAAGGATGTGGAGAGGTTCTTCAAGGGGTACGGCCGCATCCGGGACATCGACCTGAAGAGGGGCTTCGGGTTTGTG GAATTCGAGGATCCGAGAGATGCGGATGATGCTGTCTATGAGCTGGATGGAAAAGAGCTTTGCAGTGAGAG GGTTACTATTGAGCATGCAAGAGCACGCTCTAGGGGTAGAGGCCGAGGGAGGTACTCTGACCGCTTTAGCAGCCGCCGGCCACGCAGTGACAGGAG TGCCCCGCCTTTAAGGACAGAAAACCGCCTCATAGTAGAAAATCTGTCGTCCCGAGTCAGCTGGCAG GATCTCAAAGACTTCATGAGACAAGCTGGGGAAGTAACCTTTGCAGATGCACACAGACCTAAGTTAAATGAAGG GGTGGTTGAATTCGCCTCTTACAGTGATTTAAAGAATGCTATTGAAAAGCTTTCTGGTAAAGAAATTAAcggaagaaaaatcaaactaaTTGAAGGCAGCAAAAGGCACAG TAGGTCCAGAAGCAGGTCGCGGTCTCGTAGCAGAAGCTCATCCAGGTCTCGTAGCCGTTCCCGTTCCCGAAGCCGCAAATCTTACAGCAGGTCAAGGAGCAGGAGCCGTAGCAAGTCTCGATCAGTTAGCAGATCTCCAATGCCAGAGAAGAGCCAGAAGCGTGGCTCTTCCAGTAGATCTAAATCCCCATCATCTGTGGATCGACAGAGGTCTAGATCGAGGTCCAGATCCGTTGACAGTGGCAACTGA
- the SRSF5 gene encoding serine/arginine-rich splicing factor 5 isoform X1, which translates to MSGCRVFIGRLNPAAREKDVERFFKGYGRIRDIDLKRGFGFVEFEDPRDADDAVYELDGKELCSERVTIEHARARSRGRGRGRYSDRFSSRRPRSDRRSAPPLRTENRLIVENLSSRVSWQDLKDFMRQAGEVTFADAHRPKLNEGVVEFASYSDLKNAIEKLSGKEINGRKIKLIEGSKRHSRSRSRSRSRSRSSSRSRSRSRSRSRKSYSRSRSRSRSKSRSVSRSPMPEKSQKRGSSSRSKSPSSVDRQRSRSRSRSVDSGN; encoded by the exons ATGAGCGGCTGCCGCGTCTTCATCGGGAGGCTGAACCCCGCCGCCAGGGAGAAGGATGTGGAGAGGTTCTTCAAGGGGTACGGCCGCATCCGGGACATCGACCTGAAGAGGGGCTTCGGGTTTGTG GAATTCGAGGATCCGAGAGATGCGGATGATGCTGTCTATGAGCTGGATGGAAAAGAGCTTTGCAGTGAGAG GGTTACTATTGAGCATGCAAGAGCACGCTCTAGGGGTAGAGGCCGAGGGAGGTACTCTGACCGCTTTAGCAGCCGCCGGCCACGCAGTGACAGGAG AAGTGCCCCGCCTTTAAGGACAGAAAACCGCCTCATAGTAGAAAATCTGTCGTCCCGAGTCAGCTGGCAG GATCTCAAAGACTTCATGAGACAAGCTGGGGAAGTAACCTTTGCAGATGCACACAGACCTAAGTTAAATGAAGG GGTGGTTGAATTCGCCTCTTACAGTGATTTAAAGAATGCTATTGAAAAGCTTTCTGGTAAAGAAATTAAcggaagaaaaatcaaactaaTTGAAGGCAGCAAAAGGCACAG TAGGTCCAGAAGCAGGTCGCGGTCTCGTAGCAGAAGCTCATCCAGGTCTCGTAGCCGTTCCCGTTCCCGAAGCCGCAAATCTTACAGCAGGTCAAGGAGCAGGAGCCGTAGCAAGTCTCGATCAGTTAGCAGATCTCCAATGCCAGAGAAGAGCCAGAAGCGTGGCTCTTCCAGTAGATCTAAATCCCCATCATCTGTGGATCGACAGAGGTCTAGATCGAGGTCCAGATCCGTTGACAGTGGCAACTGA
- the SRSF5 gene encoding serine/arginine-rich splicing factor 5 isoform X2 has protein sequence MSGCRVFIGRLNPAAREKDVERFFKGYGRIRDIDLKRGFGFVEFEDPRDADDAVYELDGKELCSERVTIEHARARSRGRGRGRYSDRFSSRRPRSDRRSAPPLRTENRLIVENLSSRVSWQDLKDFMRQAGEVTFADAHRPKLNEGVVEFASYSDLKNAIEKLSGKEINGRKIKLIEGSKRHRSRSRSRSRSRSSSRSRSRSRSRSRKSYSRSRSRSRSKSRSVSRSPMPEKSQKRGSSSRSKSPSSVDRQRSRSRSRSVDSGN, from the exons ATGAGCGGCTGCCGCGTCTTCATCGGGAGGCTGAACCCCGCCGCCAGGGAGAAGGATGTGGAGAGGTTCTTCAAGGGGTACGGCCGCATCCGGGACATCGACCTGAAGAGGGGCTTCGGGTTTGTG GAATTCGAGGATCCGAGAGATGCGGATGATGCTGTCTATGAGCTGGATGGAAAAGAGCTTTGCAGTGAGAG GGTTACTATTGAGCATGCAAGAGCACGCTCTAGGGGTAGAGGCCGAGGGAGGTACTCTGACCGCTTTAGCAGCCGCCGGCCACGCAGTGACAGGAG AAGTGCCCCGCCTTTAAGGACAGAAAACCGCCTCATAGTAGAAAATCTGTCGTCCCGAGTCAGCTGGCAG GATCTCAAAGACTTCATGAGACAAGCTGGGGAAGTAACCTTTGCAGATGCACACAGACCTAAGTTAAATGAAGG GGTGGTTGAATTCGCCTCTTACAGTGATTTAAAGAATGCTATTGAAAAGCTTTCTGGTAAAGAAATTAAcggaagaaaaatcaaactaaTTGAAGGCAGCAAAAGGCACAG GTCCAGAAGCAGGTCGCGGTCTCGTAGCAGAAGCTCATCCAGGTCTCGTAGCCGTTCCCGTTCCCGAAGCCGCAAATCTTACAGCAGGTCAAGGAGCAGGAGCCGTAGCAAGTCTCGATCAGTTAGCAGATCTCCAATGCCAGAGAAGAGCCAGAAGCGTGGCTCTTCCAGTAGATCTAAATCCCCATCATCTGTGGATCGACAGAGGTCTAGATCGAGGTCCAGATCCGTTGACAGTGGCAACTGA